The DNA segment TGTAAACCAATGACAAACttgtatattaataaaatatgaaTTATACCTATAAAGAGTTATCCATGAGAACATAGACTTCCATCAGAAAGAACTCTAAATACATTTGTTGACATATATATAGATGCTTATTGCTTTAGAGCTATGTCTCTACTAACAAAGGAAGAAATAATTAACTAGGGATCCAATTTTTATACCTCAACACAGTTGCATTTGTGCTCTATATGAAACAATGTGATTTGGCTTAAAATTCACATGATACTTTCAAAGATACAGCTTAAGTTTTTGCGTCAGATGTTATTAATGAAACCCATGTAAAGAAGTCGAATCAAATTAATCCTGGTTTCTGAGATCAATTAGATGTAAAAATAAGTTAGACAGGTAACTGTAAATTTAAGGCTCCCGAAGGGCCTCAAAACAGtccaaaagaacaaaaagaagtgtGAAAGATGCATATCCATATATAGTGGTCCTCTCGGTCACACATCCGAATCTATTTCGGTAACACGGGGAATATATCCACAACCATATTAAAGAGGAAGACAAACCAAATACTGCGCCTAGGGTATCAAGAATTAGAATCCCTATGAGAAAAGAGAAGGAACAAGAACCCCTACCTTGGTGCCGAAGGGGCCTACGGGGGCATCCATATCGAACCGCTTCTTTCCCTAAATACCGGAATAAGGAAACATCAAAATACGGTCAGTTTCCTGACAACTCAAAGCATACGATTTTGAGAtcggaaaaggaaaaaaagaaacctCCAGTTCTGCCTGGATCTCCTCGCGCTCGAGCCCGGTGGCAATCGGCATCACGTCCTCCACCCTCTTCTTCAACGATCCATCACCTGAAGaaagaaggagaggaggaagagatcgACCAAATCCGGATCAGCTTCTACGAACTCCCGATCCAAGATCTCGGAAACAAACGAAGAGAACCCCTAAGGAGAAGAAAGGTCCTACCTGAAACGGAGGAGAAGAACACTGCCGGCTTCGGGGAGGGCGGGAAGGGGGAGAGGGCGCGGCCACGAAGGTCGGCGGCCGAAGGATGAGGTTTCGCGAGAGCGGATCGCCGAGGGGCGACGCAAACCCTTCTCCACAtcgtctctctcactctctctccctccctgttCGGCCAGTGTGTTCTCAGGTCGACGGCCGCCCCTTTCCTCACTCGTTTCCCTTTCGGTGTTAATAAAAGAATAATATACACCCTTGTCACGGCTAGTTGACACCGCAAAGGGGAAGTGGGTTTTGGGCTCATATCGTGTTTCCCTTTGGCCCAGTTGGCCTTGGTAGTATTAATTTTAGTGTTATTATAAAAATAGTTGTAATAATGACGACAACAATGATACTATTAATGATAATGACAACGTTATAATAGAAATTATAGCGATTGTGattataagaggagaagattatgGTCCTTGGTTTTCACCAACGCGGTTTTCGAGAGAGACTCGACGCCACGAGCAACTATCAAGATTTAAGCATTCCCAAACCTGAAATCAACGCTGCAGCAAACTCACTACCCTCCACAAATCCCTTTCTTGGTGGATCCAAagtacgttcaagaattaatcgcATAGCATTTGTCATCTGCTTTCTCCACAGCCAAACGAGAAAAAAAGCTGGCAGTTATTACACAACATCCGGAAACCATAGAAGCAGCCCTTATAGGACTCGGCAGACACCAGAAAGATAGCACTACCATCAAAATCATGCCATGTTCAACTAGCATCCAAATTAAACATATAAATTCAAGAACAATCGCTCCAAAGTCCAAATTCCAAAAATTAGAACATAGAGCACGTGTTTATATCGCATATGATACTTTTAAAGTACAATCCAGTTATTCCCCGTACAGGCATCCGGTGGTCTCTGAAGACAATCTCTCTTGACGCTCAGCTGCTCACAGATAAAGAGCCTTAAgagttaatataatattattttctatCTCCCACCGGAATCAGGGGAGCCATCTCCATACGAAACCAACCCTTTCTTTCCATGAGAACTGCTGGAGGGAGACCTCGACTGCTCCTTGCTAGCACGTTTTGGAGAGGGAGTATCCTGGGAAGAACGAGACCTGGATTTGGACCTCGAACTAGAACCAGACCTGGAACTGGACCTCGACCTGGATCTGGATCTGGATCCAGATGGGCTTCTGCTTTTAGAAACTGACACACGCTTTTCAGGGCGAATGCTATCTCTTGCACCGCGTGACCTTGGTTTTTCTGAAGCTTGCGAAGGACTGCGAGCTGGGCTGATGCTGTAGCCACCTCTTGCCCGGCCACGATAGCCAACAGGGCTGCGAGATACGCTTCGAGTAGGGCTCCTCCGACTTCGGTACCTACATACATGATTAAGGAATGACACAAATAAAACAACAAGGCAATAGACGTTGAAGGTAGAGATCAGCATTGCAAAACCAAGACATATATGAGAGAATAAAGCATTGCAAGTTTTTTATGATATTCAGGCTATAAAAGACCAAAACAAACTGAATAAAACACTTAAAAATAGTTGAAAAAACTCAGGAGGAAACCCAAGACATTGGACCAGACCTCTCCAAGTTGAAAGATTCAGTTTAGTTTAGTTCACATCACCTTTTATGTCGGTTCCATTTAAGATCCAATATTGCAAGACCAGTTATTCATTTTGCTGAAATCAAGCTAAACCTAACTGAGAACTGCCCGATTAAAAAGCTACCTCAAGACTAATAGCTTGAAAGCAAATAGTCATTACTTTGCATAGTAATATAGCATAATGTTTCACTCGAATCCATGATTTAAAATTGTATACTTTGCAGCATAGTAAACATTCCAGGAAGGAAAGATTACCTTGGTGGGGTTCTTCCTCTTGGAGGGCTCCTATATCGTCTAGGAGGAGAGCGATTGTGGTAGCTTCTATAGCTTGAGTACCTAAAAAAGCAATAAACAGGGTCATACATAACAAGGAAATTCATAACTATAAAGAACATCACGCATTAGAGTACCATTCACAATCATTCAACATAAAGCCACACTACCTATCACGATCATTTCTTCCACCATAACGATGCAATCTAACAGGAGAACGATCAGGGGATGGAGTTCGGTATCTTCTAGCAAAGGAGTATTGCTGACTGAAGCCTCTACCCCTCCTTATACGCTTAGGAGATCCATCCGGAGAAACACTTCTTGATAAGCTCCTTCGACGATTGGATGGAGGTGATGCGGCCCTGTGAACAGGACTCCCCTGGTTCCTGCTGATGCTTGGTCGTGACCGAGCCTGTACAGGGCTATGGCTTTTACTTCTGCTTCTAGACCTTTCAGGGCTTCGGCTTACACTTCTCCTAGCCTTCACTGGGCTTCTGCTAGGGCTTCTCTGCTGCAGAGACCTTCCTGAGCTTCGGCTAATGCTCCTCCGTTTTTCATTGACCGGACTTCTATTCAAGCTTCTTCTAATAGGAGTCTTGTCTTGGCTTCCACTAAGATTTCTCTGCTGCAGGGACTTTGCTGGGCTTTTGCTTGCACTTCTGCTATGAACTTTAACTGGACTTCTGCTCTTGCTCTTCCCAGTCAGGCCAACTGGATTTTTGTTTATGACTATTCTTATAGGACTTCTACTAATAGTTCTTCTAAATGGGCTCCTGCTGGTACTTCTCCGAGGTGGGCTTCTACTCATGCTGCTCTTTCGGGATACATGGTCAGGGCTTCCATCAAGATCTCTTGTACCGGGGCTCCTGCTCGCTGACCTTCTGGGACTTTGGCTGCCATTAGGACTCCTCCTTGGACTGATACTCATACTCTTACTCATGGACTGGTTCGGGCTCATGCTTTGGCTCCTGTTTACGAATGTCGAATGAAGTCTAAGTTCACCAGGAAGGGGGAAGAAGAAAGGTTGATTCATGTGCAAGGAAAAACAAAAGACCTTGATTTATGGCCTTCTGAACCTGGTAGCTGATCCATATCCCTGCAAGACGTTGGTTCGGTAATGCCATTGCTCTGGAGCTCTCCATTTTCTCTTTGGGACTTGGCCTCTTCACCAACAGGCTTCTCAGGTATAGTTCCCTCATCAGGTAAATCGGTAATGATTTCTCTCTCCACAGGCAGCAGTGACTGTTTTTCatctgaaaaaataataatacggTTAGCAGGGAAGAATCTCATTATGTAATAAAGAAAGTTCAAACTATATCAAAGTAGTGACTCAGAATTATTTCTAGGAACTGGGAGAAAGGTAACATCTTCCAAGGCAGAAAGTCCctagaataaaaaatattaacgTTGTGATGCATTACATTCTCAAGTTATTTTCTTCATTATTAATGGCATTAGCAATATTTTACAAAAAGATTAATTAGAAGCACTGCCAAAAttctgaagaagaagaaattagACATACCAGAAACATGAGATGAGACCTTAGACTTTCGTACTCGTCGTTTGTGATATCCATCATCATGAGAACTGCTACCATCGGTACTCTCTGTTTCAGATTCACTCTCCATTATCCTTGTAGCAGAGTATAAAAGtatttattcatttgatgaattaagagacaaacaaaaattttga comes from the Musa acuminata AAA Group cultivar baxijiao chromosome BXJ1-10, Cavendish_Baxijiao_AAA, whole genome shotgun sequence genome and includes:
- the LOC103969351 gene encoding putative cytochrome c oxidase subunit 5b-like, with translation MWRRVCVAPRRSALAKPHPSAADLRGRALSPFPPSPKPAVFFSSVSGDGSLKKRVEDVMPIATGLEREEIQAELEGKKRFDMDAPVGPFGTKEAPAVIQSYYDKRIVGCPGGEGEDEHDVVWFWLEKDKPHECPVCSQYFVLEVIGEGGPPDGHGDEDDH
- the LOC135580882 gene encoding peptidyl-prolyl cis-trans isomerase CYP95-like isoform X2, producing the protein MANAGRDANGSQFFITFNSAPHLNGKHVIFGKLILGHETLRNIENVDVDGDRPVALVKIVNCGELCENVAVVHENDKKKDSKSKQVKDASDDSRRRGRHKKSSKGRRKWKRKRYYSSESDSSSDAETETSDTDSDSDSDTSSMSDVSSSSDDRRHKRRKYSKRDKYKHGKRKRDRGQEKRRRKRERKLRHKLRRIMESESETESTDGSSSHDDGYHKRRVRKSKVSSHVSDEKQSLLPVEREIITDLPDEGTIPEKPVGEEAKSQRENGELQSNGITEPTSCRDMDQLPGSEGHKSRSQSMSPNQSMSKSMSISPRRSPNGSQSPRRSASRSPGTRDLDGSPDHVSRKSSMSRSPPRRSTSRSPFRRTISRSPIRIVINKNPVGLTGKSKSRSPVKVHSRSASKSPAKSLQQRNLSGSQDKTPIRRSLNRSPVNEKRRSISRSSGRSLQQRSPSRSPVKARRSVSRSPERSRSRSKSHSPVQARSRPSISRNQGSPVHRAASPPSNRRRSLSRSVSPDGSPKRIRRGRGFSQQYSFARRYRTPSPDRSPVRLHRYGGRNDRDRYSSYRSYHNRSPPRRYRSPPRGRTPPRYRSRRSPTRSVSRSPVGYRGRARGGYSISPARSPSQASEKPRSRGARDSIRPEKRVSVSKSRSPSGSRSRSRSRSSSRSGSSSRSKSRSRSSQDTPSPKRASKEQSRSPSSSSHGKKGLVSYGDGSPDSGGR
- the LOC135580882 gene encoding peptidyl-prolyl cis-trans isomerase CYP95-like isoform X1, which translates into the protein MAKKNNPIVFLDVAIDGKAAGRMVFELFADIVPKTVENFRALCTGEMGIGPTTKKPLHYKGSVFHRIIKGFMAQGGDFSRRDGTGGESIYGGKFSDENFVLNHDGRGLLSMANAGRDANGSQFFITFNSAPHLNGKHVIFGKLILGHETLRNIENVDVDGDRPVALVKIVNCGELCENVAVVHENDKKKDSKSKQVKDASDDSRRRGRHKKSSKGRRKWKRKRYYSSESDSSSDAETETSDTDSDSDSDTSSMSDVSSSSDDRRHKRRKYSKRDKYKHGKRKRDRGQEKRRRKRERKLRHKLRRIMESESETESTDGSSSHDDGYHKRRVRKSKVSSHVSDEKQSLLPVEREIITDLPDEGTIPEKPVGEEAKSQRENGELQSNGITEPTSCRDMDQLPGSEGHKSRSQSMSPNQSMSKSMSISPRRSPNGSQSPRRSASRSPGTRDLDGSPDHVSRKSSMSRSPPRRSTSRSPFRRTISRSPIRIVINKNPVGLTGKSKSRSPVKVHSRSASKSPAKSLQQRNLSGSQDKTPIRRSLNRSPVNEKRRSISRSSGRSLQQRSPSRSPVKARRSVSRSPERSRSRSKSHSPVQARSRPSISRNQGSPVHRAASPPSNRRRSLSRSVSPDGSPKRIRRGRGFSQQYSFARRYRTPSPDRSPVRLHRYGGRNDRDRYSSYRSYHNRSPPRRYRSPPRGRTPPRYRSRRSPTRSVSRSPVGYRGRARGGYSISPARSPSQASEKPRSRGARDSIRPEKRVSVSKSRSPSGSRSRSRSRSSSRSGSSSRSKSRSRSSQDTPSPKRASKEQSRSPSSSSHGKKGLVSYGDGSPDSGGR